The Deinococcus depolymerans nucleotide sequence CTGCTCTCGTCGCTGCTGCGGGACCTGACGCCGGCGGGCGCGGTGGTGATCGCGCAGCACATCTCGGCGGGCTTCGGGGCGAACCTCACGCAGTGGCTGGGCACGCTGACCGGCGCGCCGGTCAGCGCGGCCCGCGACGGCCTGCTCCTGCAGGGGGGGCACTTCTACGTCGCGCCGGACGGACACCACGTCGAGGTCACGCGGGGCGCGCTGCGGGTCCGGCCGGGCCGGGCGGGTCAGGAGCACCTGCCGTCCATCGACGCGCTGTTCGGGTCGGCGTGCTCGCACCGTGGGCCGGTCACGGCGGCGCTGCTGACTGGCATGGGCAGCGACGGGGCCGAGGGGCTCGCGCGGCTGCACCGGTCCGGGGCGACGACGCTGGTGCAGCGGCCCGACAGCGCCACGGTCCCGTCCATGCCGCAACAGGCGCTCGTCCGCCTGAACCCCACGGGCGTCCTCGGTCCGGCGGAGCTGCGTGACACCCTCAGGCGGCTGGCATGACGCTGGATCCGCACGGCTTCCTGCCGCTGTTCGCGCAGGAGACGGCCGCGCAGCTCACGGCGCTGGAGGCGGCGCTGCACGCCCTGGAGGAACGCCCGGACGACGCGGAAGCGCTGCGCTCGGCCTTCCAGGCGGCGCATTCCATCAAGGGGGGCGCGGCCATGCTCGACCTGCACGCCCTGCACGGCCTGATGGGTGCGTTCGAGGACCTGCTGCAGCACCTGCGGGACCGGCCGGGCCGGCTGGACCCGGGCCGCTGGCTTCCGGACGCCTTTACCGCCCGCGACCTGATCCTGGCGCAGCTGT carries:
- a CDS encoding chemotaxis protein CheB; protein product: MKGAPGLTVLVAADPQQRLEGARLLPAPRLLTVSVAGALAYLRREGLRGATLLLALPLPDLDLGWVRAQARGLGLRLIVVGGTPRPDMLVAPDLAAAAALCRGSVIAAPAAGWAAPTPAPDAGGAGDGRSGPRLTLIGASTGGPRLLSSLLRDLTPAGAVVIAQHISAGFGANLTQWLGTLTGAPVSAARDGLLLQGGHFYVAPDGHHVEVTRGALRVRPGRAGQEHLPSIDALFGSACSHRGPVTAALLTGMGSDGAEGLARLHRSGATTLVQRPDSATVPSMPQQALVRLNPTGVLGPAELRDTLRRLA